The Neobacillus sp. PS3-34 genome has a window encoding:
- a CDS encoding YdeI family protein: protein MTKSRLNPKVDEFLSKSKKWKEEYEKLRDIVLDCELTEEFKWMHPCYTFKNKNIVLIHGFKEYCALLFHKGALLQDAHGILIQQTENVQAARQIRFTNVQEIVNMETILKDYIFEAIEVEKAGVEVNFKKTTEYIIPEELQNKFNEIPSLKTAFEGLTPGRQRAYILYFSQPKQSKTRESRVEKYMQQILNGKGLND, encoded by the coding sequence ATGACAAAGAGTAGATTGAATCCTAAGGTTGATGAATTTTTAAGTAAATCCAAAAAATGGAAGGAGGAATATGAGAAGTTGAGAGATATCGTTCTTGACTGTGAGCTGACCGAAGAATTTAAATGGATGCATCCTTGTTACACGTTTAAGAACAAAAACATCGTTTTAATACATGGATTTAAAGAATATTGTGCGCTTCTGTTTCACAAAGGCGCGTTGTTACAGGATGCCCATGGTATTCTAATCCAACAAACGGAGAATGTACAGGCGGCGCGCCAAATTCGGTTCACCAATGTTCAAGAAATAGTTAATATGGAAACCATCTTGAAAGACTATATTTTTGAAGCCATTGAAGTTGAAAAAGCCGGTGTGGAAGTGAATTTTAAAAAGACTACAGAATACATCATTCCTGAAGAACTTCAAAATAAATTTAATGAAATCCCTTCCTTGAAAACTGCTTTTGAAGGATTGACGCCTGGACGGCAAAGAGCATACATTCTTTATTTTTCTCAACCCAAACAATCCAAAACTCGAGAGTCAAGGGTTGAGAAATATATGCAGCAAATTCTCAATGGAAAGGGATTAAATGATTAG
- a CDS encoding GNAT family N-acetyltransferase, giving the protein MEITYLETLPSKQEFFDLYETTGWNKAFNYSDDILHKAISNSWFSVSAIIDNNLVGFGRIVSDGLYQTFICDLIVHPDFQGQGIGKKIMQMLMDHCKTSNVNFIQLSCAKGKVGFYEKFGFHARPSDAPGMHILVKN; this is encoded by the coding sequence ATGGAAATTACGTATCTTGAAACGCTTCCTTCTAAACAAGAATTTTTTGATTTATACGAAACTACTGGATGGAATAAAGCTTTCAATTACTCTGATGATATTTTACATAAAGCAATTTCAAATAGTTGGTTTAGCGTATCTGCAATAATTGACAATAACTTAGTTGGATTTGGAAGAATAGTTTCTGACGGTCTCTATCAAACCTTTATTTGTGATTTAATCGTCCATCCTGATTTCCAAGGACAAGGTATTGGAAAGAAAATCATGCAAATGTTAATGGATCATTGCAAGACATCCAATGTGAATTTTATTCAGTTATCCTGCGCTAAGGGCAAAGTTGGATTTTACGAAAAATTTGGTTTTCACGCACGTCCCTCAGATGCTCCTGGTATGCACATTTTAGTAAAGAACTAA
- a CDS encoding DUF5316 family protein → MFQFFLIVGIVSIIISGVSIGAWTDGDRQRANFYTETTEHRSFRTKIALISGLVGIIAFVISGVIYFI, encoded by the coding sequence TTGTTTCAATTTTTTCTAATTGTAGGGATAGTTAGTATTATTATATCAGGTGTTTCTATTGGGGCTTGGACAGATGGAGACCGTCAAAGAGCAAATTTTTATACTGAGACAACTGAACACAGAAGCTTTAGAACAAAGATAGCATTAATATCAGGTCTGGTCGGCATAATTGCTTTTGTAATTTCAGGGGTAATTTATTTTATATAA
- a CDS encoding PH domain-containing protein, with protein MKANLETAKKYLKEREEVLSSLYCIIEFGYINRSGILVATNEKLLFCADYMFRNGLKWEFKYDKILNFNENNGVVYGAVPFIEKLLMHYEEDFIVFTNFSNPSKVNEFSKVIKSKVEN; from the coding sequence ATGAAAGCTAATTTAGAAACAGCAAAGAAATATTTAAAAGAGCGTGAGGAAGTGCTCTCTTCACTTTATTGTATAATAGAATTTGGCTACATAAATAGATCAGGAATTTTAGTTGCTACAAATGAAAAATTATTGTTTTGTGCGGACTATATGTTCAGAAATGGGTTAAAATGGGAATTTAAATATGATAAAATTTTAAATTTTAATGAAAATAATGGAGTTGTATATGGGGCAGTTCCTTTTATTGAAAAGTTACTGATGCATTATGAAGAAGATTTTATTGTTTTTACTAATTTTTCGAATCCATCTAAAGTAAATGAATTCTCCAAAGTAATTAAAAGTAAGGTTGAAAATTGA
- a CDS encoding MOSC domain-containing protein, with protein MMNALNESTIYGKVLAVSLSGKHTFSKKNHSSIKLVKGFGVEGDAHYGLTVKHRSRVAQNPNQPNLRQLHLIHSELFEELKNRYIIEPGQMGENITTLGINLLDLPTSTLLYIGNTAIVKVTGLRNPCAQIDNFKPGLLKSVLDRDIEGNLIRKAGIMGIVFESGEIKPGDSISVKLPPMPFKKLERV; from the coding sequence ATGATGAATGCTCTAAATGAAAGTACCATTTACGGTAAGGTTCTAGCTGTAAGTTTAAGTGGTAAACATACATTTAGTAAAAAAAATCATAGCAGTATTAAATTAGTGAAGGGATTTGGTGTTGAAGGAGATGCACATTATGGTCTAACAGTTAAGCATCGTTCAAGAGTTGCTCAAAACCCGAATCAACCTAATTTAAGACAATTGCATCTCATTCATTCTGAGTTATTCGAAGAGTTAAAAAACCGCTATATTATTGAACCTGGCCAAATGGGTGAAAATATTACCACGCTCGGAATTAATCTTCTTGATCTACCTACTAGCACCCTTTTGTATATTGGTAATACAGCAATCGTAAAAGTAACGGGTTTACGTAATCCTTGTGCACAAATAGATAATTTTAAACCAGGGCTTTTGAAATCTGTCCTAGATAGAGATATCGAGGGTAATTTAATTCGAAAAGCAGGAATAATGGGGATAGTCTTTGAAAGTGGTGAAATAAAACCTGGAGATTCCATTTCTGTTAAATTACCTCCCATGCCTTTTAAAAAACTTGAACGTGTTTAA
- a CDS encoding YciI family protein, with the protein MIYLCLGYFEPEIMDARPKAEIDAVMRECQPHLAEFYKSGQVMMDAGLDLEAKCLRWVNGEVMVTDGPFIETKELIGSAFLIEAEDMEEAIRIASLHPTTQVSAGEEFGWGIEIRPIHYFEKREQKH; encoded by the coding sequence ATGATATATCTATGTTTGGGTTACTTTGAACCAGAAATAATGGATGCTCGCCCCAAGGCGGAGATTGATGCTGTTATGCGCGAATGTCAGCCCCACCTCGCGGAATTCTACAAGAGCGGTCAAGTGATGATGGATGCTGGGCTCGACTTGGAGGCCAAATGTTTGCGGTGGGTGAACGGGGAGGTAATGGTTACGGACGGTCCTTTTATAGAAACCAAGGAGTTGATTGGCAGTGCGTTTCTCATAGAAGCAGAGGACATGGAGGAAGCAATTCGGATAGCCTCACTACATCCGACCACGCAAGTGAGTGCGGGAGAGGAGTTTGGCTGGGGCATTGAGATCCGCCCTATCCACTACTTTGAAAAGAGAGAACAGAAGCACTAG
- a CDS encoding class I SAM-dependent methyltransferase, which translates to MKQNKYDDVNFFSAYEKMTRSVKGLEGAGEWHVLKGLIPELRNKSVLDLGCGFGWHCRYAREQQASFVIGVDISDKMLQKAREKTDDPIISYIKMPIEDMNFSDSQFDVVISSLAFHYIKSFEAICQKVYDCLKPGGSFVFSVEHPIFTSRHEQDWYYDAQGNRMHWAVDNYQLEGVRETTFLTENVIKYHRTFSTYVNNLINAGFSIRTIKEPIPSEEMLKSVPEMKDELRRPMFLIISAEK; encoded by the coding sequence ATGAAACAAAATAAGTACGATGATGTGAATTTCTTTTCTGCGTATGAAAAAATGACACGTTCAGTCAAAGGACTAGAAGGTGCTGGGGAATGGCATGTATTAAAAGGTCTTATACCAGAACTGCGAAATAAAAGTGTACTAGATTTGGGATGCGGTTTCGGTTGGCATTGTCGATACGCTCGTGAACAACAAGCAAGTTTTGTTATTGGAGTAGATATATCTGACAAAATGCTTCAAAAAGCACGTGAAAAAACTGATGACCCGATAATTTCTTATATTAAGATGCCAATTGAAGACATGAACTTTTCTGATTCTCAATTTGATGTGGTTATTAGTTCATTAGCTTTTCACTATATTAAGTCTTTTGAAGCAATCTGCCAAAAAGTCTATGATTGTCTAAAGCCTGGAGGTTCTTTTGTTTTTTCAGTTGAACATCCAATTTTTACATCTCGGCACGAACAAGATTGGTATTATGATGCCCAAGGAAATCGAATGCATTGGGCTGTTGACAATTATCAATTAGAAGGAGTGCGTGAAACAACTTTCCTAACCGAGAACGTTATAAAATATCATCGGACGTTTTCAACTTATGTCAACAACTTAATTAATGCAGGTTTTAGTATCAGAACAATTAAGGAACCAATTCCATCAGAAGAAATGTTAAAGAGTGTTCCTGAAATGAAAGATGAACTCCGAAGACCTATGTTTTTAATTATCTCAGCAGAAAAATAA
- a CDS encoding DinB family protein, whose product MQDVLKQQYDFIRSTRQTLFAFLEGIPLQKLHNTVPNFGNSSIIRTHIHVADCYLGWLGKFALKLTDCSFATDYDIENSDVKKVRDRFELVDEVVQQFLLEFNSRWFENLANQVKWQEEPWITTPLWLLTHTETHEFHHKGQIVSMARQLGYTPPDTDLVEPEIKI is encoded by the coding sequence ATGCAAGATGTTCTGAAGCAACAATACGATTTCATTAGGTCCACTAGACAAACTTTGTTTGCGTTTTTGGAAGGGATTCCTTTGCAAAAGTTGCACAACACAGTTCCAAACTTCGGGAACAGCAGTATTATAAGGACCCATATTCACGTTGCTGATTGCTATCTGGGCTGGCTTGGGAAATTCGCACTTAAACTGACTGATTGTTCGTTCGCTACAGATTATGATATCGAAAATTCAGATGTCAAAAAGGTTCGAGATAGATTTGAATTAGTCGATGAAGTAGTACAACAGTTTTTGTTAGAATTCAATTCTCGCTGGTTCGAAAATTTAGCGAATCAGGTAAAGTGGCAGGAAGAACCTTGGATTACAACTCCCTTATGGCTCTTAACCCATACCGAAACACATGAGTTTCATCATAAGGGACAAATCGTATCGATGGCTCGGCAATTAGGCTACACTCCTCCAGATACAGACCTTGTTGAACCTGAGATAAAAATATAG
- a CDS encoding GNAT family N-acetyltransferase, whose product MENTLKYTTEPPKDFKQLLILYESLGWNSLNLTANDLKQMCNQSWYAIYAFDEQQLVGMGRVISDGVITGIICGVCVLPSYQSKGIGKKMVNRIIEHCEQNKVIPQLMCVEGLESYYKALGFEKFSIGMKKNINR is encoded by the coding sequence GTGGAAAATACTTTGAAATATACGACAGAACCCCCTAAAGATTTTAAGCAATTATTAATATTGTATGAATCTTTAGGATGGAATTCACTTAACTTAACTGCTAATGATTTGAAACAAATGTGCAATCAAAGTTGGTATGCAATTTATGCCTTTGATGAACAACAATTAGTGGGTATGGGGCGTGTTATTTCAGATGGTGTAATAACTGGAATAATATGTGGAGTGTGTGTACTACCAAGCTATCAGTCCAAAGGAATCGGCAAAAAAATGGTAAATCGAATCATTGAACATTGTGAGCAAAATAAAGTAATTCCTCAACTAATGTGTGTAGAAGGTTTGGAATCCTATTATAAAGCTTTAGGGTTTGAAAAATTTTCCATAGGTATGAAAAAGAACATAAATCGATAA
- a CDS encoding HAD family hydrolase: MIKAVIFDFDGALADTLPVCFFAFQAVFKEFDNLEVTPDEIKAMFGPSETGIIRKNLLNENHEKAIELYYEKYDEKHRSVVQNNVEINNLLQNLKRNGYKLGIVTGKARRSLDISLKCLNMNNFFDVIVTGDDVNIPKPHPEGINKALALLNITNSEALFIGDSDADIQAGKQANVHTIGVQWLPNYQTLEFSVQPNQIFSSISEFIRCFFQNDTYRMQYDELKMKFDGKKMDE; the protein is encoded by the coding sequence ATTATTAAAGCAGTTATTTTTGATTTTGATGGTGCTTTAGCTGATACCTTACCAGTTTGTTTCTTTGCATTTCAAGCAGTGTTTAAGGAATTTGATAACCTTGAGGTTACTCCAGATGAAATTAAGGCGATGTTTGGTCCATCCGAGACAGGAATCATCCGAAAAAATCTTTTAAATGAAAATCACGAAAAAGCAATTGAATTATATTATGAAAAGTATGATGAAAAGCACCGATCTGTCGTTCAAAATAATGTGGAAATAAATAACTTACTACAAAATTTAAAAAGAAATGGATACAAACTAGGGATTGTGACAGGTAAAGCACGAAGAAGTCTGGATATTTCTTTAAAGTGCCTTAATATGAATAATTTTTTTGATGTTATTGTAACTGGTGATGATGTTAATATTCCGAAACCTCATCCAGAAGGAATAAATAAGGCATTAGCATTGCTTAATATAACAAACAGTGAAGCCCTTTTTATCGGGGACAGTGATGCCGATATTCAAGCTGGAAAACAAGCGAATGTACATACAATCGGAGTACAGTGGTTACCGAATTACCAGACACTAGAATTCAGTGTTCAGCCAAATCAAATATTTAGTAGCATAAGTGAATTCATACGATGTTTTTTTCAGAATGATACTTACAGAATGCAATATGATGAATTAAAAATGAAGTTTGATGGAAAAAAGATGGATGAATAG
- a CDS encoding aldo/keto reductase: protein MLYTKLGRTEEKIPVIGQGTFKYGEDVNEAKEEIEALRFGIENGLTLIDTAEGYGNGGSERIVAEAIKDCRNDVFISTKVLARNCSYQGVIDAAEASLERLKTSYIDLYFQHWPSMEHEVEETMRGMAYLVDKGLVKYIGVSNYTPELMETAWKALGKHALTCNQVGYHLNDRRIENNVLPYCQERGITVMGYSPFGYAPELFGNQGFPKSGSNERQALDEIGAKYDKTAYQVALNWILRQKGLVSIPKAKNKSHIKSNLEALGWELDAEDLAQMNVLFPKPVEDMPLLKY from the coding sequence ATGCTTTATACAAAACTTGGGAGAACAGAAGAGAAAATCCCCGTCATTGGCCAGGGCACGTTTAAGTATGGGGAAGATGTAAACGAAGCAAAGGAAGAAATCGAAGCACTTCGTTTTGGAATTGAGAATGGATTAACCTTGATTGATACGGCTGAGGGATACGGAAATGGTGGATCTGAAAGGATTGTTGCCGAGGCAATTAAGGATTGCAGGAATGATGTATTTATCTCAACGAAGGTTTTAGCCCGTAATTGTTCGTACCAAGGGGTAATAGATGCGGCTGAAGCAAGTTTGGAAAGGTTAAAAACATCGTATATCGATTTGTATTTCCAGCATTGGCCAAGCATGGAGCACGAAGTAGAGGAAACCATGCGCGGAATGGCCTATTTAGTTGATAAGGGTCTTGTGAAATACATTGGAGTAAGCAATTATACGCCAGAATTAATGGAAACAGCATGGAAGGCTCTAGGAAAACATGCCCTCACTTGTAACCAAGTTGGCTACCATTTAAATGACCGGAGAATAGAGAATAATGTGCTGCCGTATTGCCAGGAGCGGGGGATTACGGTAATGGGATATTCCCCATTTGGGTATGCACCGGAGCTATTCGGCAATCAGGGATTCCCGAAGTCTGGATCCAACGAGAGGCAGGCTTTGGATGAAATCGGAGCGAAATATGATAAAACAGCGTATCAAGTCGCCTTAAACTGGATTCTTAGGCAGAAAGGTCTCGTTTCCATACCAAAAGCGAAAAACAAATCCCATATAAAAAGCAACCTCGAGGCGCTTGGATGGGAACTAGATGCAGAGGATCTGGCACAAATGAATGTACTATTTCCTAAACCAGTTGAAGATATGCCGCTGTTAAAGTATTAA
- a CDS encoding VOC family protein, producing the protein MSQVCVIGIYVPDIQKAIDFYTTVLGFEVNKQYGPKIVTLVHGDLPIVLEESEKSTYNVNSNPSGVVLGLKTEDINYTVKTLKEHKVEFIVDEPTNCPPGKFVSFRDPFGNVLEYLQFEL; encoded by the coding sequence ATGAGTCAAGTATGTGTTATTGGAATTTATGTACCTGATATTCAAAAGGCAATTGATTTTTATACTACTGTTTTAGGATTCGAAGTAAATAAACAATATGGACCCAAGATTGTAACACTCGTTCACGGAGATTTGCCAATAGTTTTAGAGGAATCGGAAAAATCTACATACAATGTAAATAGCAATCCTTCAGGAGTGGTTTTGGGTCTTAAAACAGAAGACATTAATTATACAGTTAAAACGTTAAAAGAACATAAAGTTGAATTCATTGTTGATGAGCCAACAAATTGTCCGCCAGGAAAATTCGTTAGTTTTCGAGATCCATTTGGAAATGTCTTAGAGTATCTGCAATTTGAATTATAA
- a CDS encoding MurR/RpiR family transcriptional regulator: MFSNEIIASFNELETSLYNYISKNIEKVAYMRIRELADETHVSTATILRFCRKLNCEGFSEFKVKLKMLTEENKKTFIKSSQHSVVEFFERTLKGDIEDKIRQAASLVNKAENVIFIGIGSSGILAEYGARYFSSLGKFSLYIKDPHFPIHTKLMFNSVTIALSVTGENNFTVTHLNQLKQEGSKIISITNNKLSTIGKISDLNIPYYVTEEIFEEANITTQVPVVYILESMAREIHKLNQ, encoded by the coding sequence ATGTTTTCAAACGAGATAATTGCTTCTTTCAATGAATTAGAAACATCTTTATACAATTATATTTCTAAAAACATTGAAAAAGTTGCCTATATGCGGATTCGGGAACTGGCAGATGAAACCCATGTATCAACTGCTACGATACTACGGTTTTGCAGAAAACTTAATTGTGAGGGTTTTTCTGAATTTAAAGTAAAGCTCAAAATGCTTACAGAAGAGAATAAAAAGACATTTATAAAAAGTTCACAGCATTCAGTAGTGGAGTTTTTTGAGCGAACACTAAAAGGTGATATTGAAGATAAAATCAGGCAGGCTGCAAGTCTAGTTAACAAAGCAGAAAATGTTATTTTTATTGGGATAGGAAGCTCAGGTATTCTTGCTGAATATGGTGCGAGATATTTCTCAAGCTTAGGTAAATTTTCGTTGTATATTAAAGACCCTCACTTTCCGATTCACACCAAACTCATGTTTAATAGCGTAACCATTGCTTTATCTGTCACAGGAGAAAATAATTTTACAGTCACTCATCTTAACCAACTTAAACAAGAAGGAAGTAAAATTATTAGTATTACAAACAATAAACTCTCAACCATTGGAAAAATCTCTGATCTAAACATTCCATATTATGTAACTGAGGAAATTTTTGAAGAAGCTAATATTACTACACAAGTACCTGTTGTTTATATTCTAGAATCTATGGCTCGTGAAATACATAAACTTAATCAATAG
- a CDS encoding FMN-binding negative transcriptional regulator, whose product MYIPKHFKIEDQEVIYKYIEKYSFATMFSQHKGEPYATHLPLILDKDERVLYGHIALPNEQWQDMENQNILVTFQGPHCYISPSWYETNKAVPTWNYVAVHVYGQVEFLHNQQELLQSLSEMVNKYEKANSPYNLNEVDSNFLEGLSKGIVGFKINITKIEAKAKLSQNHSMERQEMVIKQLELSPDQDNKQIANLMKENLQRKL is encoded by the coding sequence GTGTATATTCCTAAGCATTTCAAAATAGAGGATCAAGAGGTTATTTATAAATATATTGAAAAATATAGCTTTGCTACTATGTTTTCACAACATAAAGGAGAACCATATGCCACTCACTTGCCTTTAATTTTAGATAAAGATGAGCGTGTTTTATATGGGCATATTGCTCTTCCAAATGAACAATGGCAGGATATGGAAAACCAAAATATCCTAGTAACGTTCCAGGGACCCCACTGTTATATCTCTCCTTCCTGGTATGAAACCAATAAAGCTGTACCCACATGGAATTATGTAGCTGTCCATGTGTATGGGCAAGTGGAGTTTTTACACAACCAACAAGAACTCCTTCAATCACTGTCTGAAATGGTCAATAAATACGAAAAGGCTAATAGTCCTTATAATTTAAATGAAGTTGACTCAAATTTCTTAGAGGGTTTAAGTAAAGGGATAGTTGGTTTTAAAATCAACATTACCAAGATAGAAGCAAAAGCAAAATTAAGTCAGAATCATTCCATGGAACGGCAGGAAATGGTTATTAAGCAATTGGAACTTTCGCCAGATCAAGATAATAAACAAATAGCAAACCTCATGAAGGAGAATCTTCAAAGGAAGCTTTAA
- a CDS encoding class I SAM-dependent methyltransferase, whose translation MEYKGSSVYDNDEFLSNYLSRRHREESPNNIIEKPVLMELIGDVTANQILDLGCGDATIGFELIQQGCCFYEGVEGSKKMVEQALEVLKGTNSKMNHSSMETWNFPEETYDKVISRMAFHYIEDLKPIFTKVYKSLKANGRFIFSVQHPILTSSAESATNSSQRTNWVVDDYFHIGKRVEPWIEKEVVKYHRTVQEYFKLIKNEGFSIDEISECSPRKENFKSEAEFMRRMRIPLILVFSCSK comes from the coding sequence GTGGAATACAAAGGTTCATCTGTTTATGATAACGATGAATTTTTATCAAATTACTTATCAAGAAGACATCGGGAAGAAAGCCCAAACAATATCATTGAAAAGCCTGTTTTAATGGAGTTAATTGGAGATGTTACCGCGAACCAAATCCTAGATTTAGGCTGTGGAGATGCCACAATTGGTTTCGAGTTAATACAGCAGGGCTGCTGCTTCTATGAAGGTGTGGAAGGTTCTAAAAAAATGGTGGAGCAAGCACTTGAAGTATTAAAAGGAACAAATAGTAAAATGAATCATAGTTCAATGGAAACGTGGAATTTTCCTGAAGAGACCTATGATAAGGTTATTTCTCGGATGGCATTCCACTATATAGAGGATTTAAAACCTATATTTACGAAGGTGTATAAATCGCTTAAGGCAAATGGAAGGTTTATCTTTAGTGTTCAGCATCCCATTTTAACCTCATCCGCAGAGAGTGCTACCAATTCTTCACAGCGAACGAATTGGGTCGTTGACGATTACTTTCATATTGGCAAAAGGGTTGAACCCTGGATTGAAAAAGAAGTCGTTAAATATCATCGAACCGTTCAAGAATATTTTAAACTTATAAAAAACGAAGGGTTTTCCATTGATGAAATAAGTGAATGCAGTCCACGCAAAGAAAACTTTAAAAGTGAAGCAGAGTTTATGAGGCGAATGAGAATCCCACTTATCCTTGTGTTTTCTTGCAGTAAATAA